The proteins below come from a single Oxyura jamaicensis isolate SHBP4307 breed ruddy duck chromosome 1, BPBGC_Ojam_1.0, whole genome shotgun sequence genomic window:
- the SEPTIN10 gene encoding septin-10 isoform X2, which yields MAASRDGQQPQNDGYRSLSLSGHVGFDSLPDQLVNKSIKQGFCFNILCIGILCAKFLPQLFCLTLGETGTGKSTLIDSLFNTRFDDPVSTHFQPNVRLRAQTYELQESNVRLKLTIVNTVGFGDQINKEDSYQPIVDYIDAQFEAYLQEELKIKRSLFSYHDTRIHACLYFISPTGHSLKTLDLLTMKSLDSKVNIIPIISKADSISKTELQKFKNKLMSELVSNDVQIYQFPTDDETVSQINTVMNGHLPFAVVGSTEKVKIGNKMVKARQYPWGIVEVEKENHCDFVKLREMLICTNMEDLREQTHARHYELYRRSRLEEMGFRDTGPENKPVSLQEAYEAKRHEFYLELQGKEEEMRQHFVQRMKEKETILKEAEQQIQTKLEHLMLMHQEEKLKLEKKKKALEDDIAMFNKKKANAELLQTQAFVSTPVSLKRDKDRKNSGFV from the exons ATGGCCGCCTCCCGTGATGGCCAACAGCCG caaAATGATGGATATCGATCCTTATCCTTGTCTGGTCATGTTGGTTTTGATAGTTTACCTGATCAACTGGTTAACAAATCCATCAAGCAGGGCTTCTGCTTCAACATTCTTTGTATCG GTATTTTATGTGCAAAATTTCTACCCCAACTCTTCTGTTTAACTTTAGGAGAAACTGGAACCGGGAAATCGACCTTAATAGACAGTCTGTTTAACACCAGATTTGATGACCCGGTGTCAACTCATTTTCAGCCAAATGTAAGACTTAGAGCCCAGACATATGAACTCCAGGAAAGCAATGTTCGTTTGAAACTAACCATTGTAAATACCGTGGGCTTTGGTGACCAGATAAATAAAGAAGATAG CTATCAGCCAATAGTGGATTATATAGATGCCCAATTTGAAGCCTATCTCCAGGAGGAACTGAAAATTAAACGTTCTTTGTTTAGCTACCATGATACTCGCATCCATGCCTGCCTCTATTTCATCTCACCTACAGGCCATTCCTTAAAAACTCTAGATTTGTTAACCATGAAAAGTTTAGACAGCAAG GTGAACATTATACCAATTATAAGCAAAGCAGACAGCATTTCgaaaacagaactgcagaagtTCAAGAACAAACTCATGAGTGAATTAGTTAGCAACGATGTCCAGATATACCAGTTTCCAACTGATGATGAAACCGTTTCTCAAATTAATACCGTCATGAAT GGTCACTTGCCATTTGCTGTAGTAGGAAGTACAGAAAAGGTGAAAATTGGAAACAAAATGGTGAAAGCTCGTCAGTACCCTTGGGGCATCGTAGAAG TGGAAAAAGAGAACCACTGTGACTTTGTGAAGCTTCGTGAGATGCTTATTTGCACAAATATGGAAGACCTAAGAGAGCAGACTCATGCACGCCATTATGAGCTGTACAGGCGCAGCAGACTGGAAGAGATGGGCTTCAGAGACACTGGCCCTGAGAACAAACCAGTAAG TCTGCAGGAAGCCTATGAGGCAAAGAGACACGAGTTCTACCTTGAGCTgcaaggaaaagaggaggagaTGAGACAACATTTTGTGCAGAgaatgaaggagaaagaaacaatatTGAAAGAAGCAGAGCAACAA ATACAGACTAAATTAGAACACCTTATGCTAATGCATCaggaagagaaactgaaattagagaaaaagaaaaaagctctaGAAGATGACATTGCCATGTTTAATAAGAAGAAAGCTAATGCAGAATTACTCCAAACACAAGCATTTGTCTCTACTCCTGTTAGTCTGAAGAGAGACAAGGACCGCAAAAA ttccgGCTTTGTGTAA
- the SEPTIN10 gene encoding septin-10 isoform X4: MYSTSSSEDIGSPISWYCYQPIVDYIDAQFEAYLQEELKIKRSLFSYHDTRIHACLYFISPTGHSLKTLDLLTMKSLDSKVNIIPIISKADSISKTELQKFKNKLMSELVSNDVQIYQFPTDDETVSQINTVMNGHLPFAVVGSTEKVKIGNKMVKARQYPWGIVEVEKENHCDFVKLREMLICTNMEDLREQTHARHYELYRRSRLEEMGFRDTGPENKPVSLQEAYEAKRHEFYLELQGKEEEMRQHFVQRMKEKETILKEAEQQIQTKLEHLMLMHQEEKLKLEKKKKALEDDIAMFNKKKANAELLQTQAFVSTPVSLKRDKDRKNSGFV, translated from the exons ATGTACAGTACTTCATCTTCAGAAGATATTGGAAGTCCTATTTCTTGGTACTG CTATCAGCCAATAGTGGATTATATAGATGCCCAATTTGAAGCCTATCTCCAGGAGGAACTGAAAATTAAACGTTCTTTGTTTAGCTACCATGATACTCGCATCCATGCCTGCCTCTATTTCATCTCACCTACAGGCCATTCCTTAAAAACTCTAGATTTGTTAACCATGAAAAGTTTAGACAGCAAG GTGAACATTATACCAATTATAAGCAAAGCAGACAGCATTTCgaaaacagaactgcagaagtTCAAGAACAAACTCATGAGTGAATTAGTTAGCAACGATGTCCAGATATACCAGTTTCCAACTGATGATGAAACCGTTTCTCAAATTAATACCGTCATGAAT GGTCACTTGCCATTTGCTGTAGTAGGAAGTACAGAAAAGGTGAAAATTGGAAACAAAATGGTGAAAGCTCGTCAGTACCCTTGGGGCATCGTAGAAG TGGAAAAAGAGAACCACTGTGACTTTGTGAAGCTTCGTGAGATGCTTATTTGCACAAATATGGAAGACCTAAGAGAGCAGACTCATGCACGCCATTATGAGCTGTACAGGCGCAGCAGACTGGAAGAGATGGGCTTCAGAGACACTGGCCCTGAGAACAAACCAGTAAG TCTGCAGGAAGCCTATGAGGCAAAGAGACACGAGTTCTACCTTGAGCTgcaaggaaaagaggaggagaTGAGACAACATTTTGTGCAGAgaatgaaggagaaagaaacaatatTGAAAGAAGCAGAGCAACAA ATACAGACTAAATTAGAACACCTTATGCTAATGCATCaggaagagaaactgaaattagagaaaaagaaaaaagctctaGAAGATGACATTGCCATGTTTAATAAGAAGAAAGCTAATGCAGAATTACTCCAAACACAAGCATTTGTCTCTACTCCTGTTAGTCTGAAGAGAGACAAGGACCGCAAAAA ttccgGCTTTGTGTAA
- the SEPTIN10 gene encoding septin-10 isoform X5, with amino-acid sequence MYSTSSSEDIGSPISCYQPIVDYIDAQFEAYLQEELKIKRSLFSYHDTRIHACLYFISPTGHSLKTLDLLTMKSLDSKVNIIPIISKADSISKTELQKFKNKLMSELVSNDVQIYQFPTDDETVSQINTVMNGHLPFAVVGSTEKVKIGNKMVKARQYPWGIVEVEKENHCDFVKLREMLICTNMEDLREQTHARHYELYRRSRLEEMGFRDTGPENKPVSLQEAYEAKRHEFYLELQGKEEEMRQHFVQRMKEKETILKEAEQQIQTKLEHLMLMHQEEKLKLEKKKKALEDDIAMFNKKKANAELLQTQAFVSTPVSLKRDKDRKNSGFV; translated from the exons ATGTACAGTACTTCATCTTCAGAAGATATTGGAAGTCCTATTTCTTG CTATCAGCCAATAGTGGATTATATAGATGCCCAATTTGAAGCCTATCTCCAGGAGGAACTGAAAATTAAACGTTCTTTGTTTAGCTACCATGATACTCGCATCCATGCCTGCCTCTATTTCATCTCACCTACAGGCCATTCCTTAAAAACTCTAGATTTGTTAACCATGAAAAGTTTAGACAGCAAG GTGAACATTATACCAATTATAAGCAAAGCAGACAGCATTTCgaaaacagaactgcagaagtTCAAGAACAAACTCATGAGTGAATTAGTTAGCAACGATGTCCAGATATACCAGTTTCCAACTGATGATGAAACCGTTTCTCAAATTAATACCGTCATGAAT GGTCACTTGCCATTTGCTGTAGTAGGAAGTACAGAAAAGGTGAAAATTGGAAACAAAATGGTGAAAGCTCGTCAGTACCCTTGGGGCATCGTAGAAG TGGAAAAAGAGAACCACTGTGACTTTGTGAAGCTTCGTGAGATGCTTATTTGCACAAATATGGAAGACCTAAGAGAGCAGACTCATGCACGCCATTATGAGCTGTACAGGCGCAGCAGACTGGAAGAGATGGGCTTCAGAGACACTGGCCCTGAGAACAAACCAGTAAG TCTGCAGGAAGCCTATGAGGCAAAGAGACACGAGTTCTACCTTGAGCTgcaaggaaaagaggaggagaTGAGACAACATTTTGTGCAGAgaatgaaggagaaagaaacaatatTGAAAGAAGCAGAGCAACAA ATACAGACTAAATTAGAACACCTTATGCTAATGCATCaggaagagaaactgaaattagagaaaaagaaaaaagctctaGAAGATGACATTGCCATGTTTAATAAGAAGAAAGCTAATGCAGAATTACTCCAAACACAAGCATTTGTCTCTACTCCTGTTAGTCTGAAGAGAGACAAGGACCGCAAAAA ttccgGCTTTGTGTAA
- the SEPTIN10 gene encoding septin-10 isoform X3, whose product MAASRDGQQPQNDGYRSLSLSGHVGFDSLPDQLVNKSIKQGFCFNILCIGETGTGKSTLIDSLFNTRFDDPVSTHFQPNVRLRAQTYELQESNVRLKLTIVNTVGFGDQINKEDSYQPIVDYIDAQFEAYLQEELKIKRSLFSYHDTRIHACLYFISPTGHSLKTLDLLTMKSLDSKVNIIPIISKADSISKTELQKFKNKLMSELVSNDVQIYQFPTDDETVSQINTVMNGHLPFAVVGSTEKVKIGNKMVKARQYPWGIVEVEKENHCDFVKLREMLICTNMEDLREQTHARHYELYRRSRLEEMGFRDTGPENKPVSLQEAYEAKRHEFYLELQGKEEEMRQHFVQRMKEKETILKEAEQQIQTKLEHLMLMHQEEKLKLEKKKKALEDDIAMFNKKKANAELLQTQAFVSTPVSLKRDKDRKNSGFV is encoded by the exons ATGGCCGCCTCCCGTGATGGCCAACAGCCG caaAATGATGGATATCGATCCTTATCCTTGTCTGGTCATGTTGGTTTTGATAGTTTACCTGATCAACTGGTTAACAAATCCATCAAGCAGGGCTTCTGCTTCAACATTCTTTGTATCG GAGAAACTGGAACCGGGAAATCGACCTTAATAGACAGTCTGTTTAACACCAGATTTGATGACCCGGTGTCAACTCATTTTCAGCCAAATGTAAGACTTAGAGCCCAGACATATGAACTCCAGGAAAGCAATGTTCGTTTGAAACTAACCATTGTAAATACCGTGGGCTTTGGTGACCAGATAAATAAAGAAGATAG CTATCAGCCAATAGTGGATTATATAGATGCCCAATTTGAAGCCTATCTCCAGGAGGAACTGAAAATTAAACGTTCTTTGTTTAGCTACCATGATACTCGCATCCATGCCTGCCTCTATTTCATCTCACCTACAGGCCATTCCTTAAAAACTCTAGATTTGTTAACCATGAAAAGTTTAGACAGCAAG GTGAACATTATACCAATTATAAGCAAAGCAGACAGCATTTCgaaaacagaactgcagaagtTCAAGAACAAACTCATGAGTGAATTAGTTAGCAACGATGTCCAGATATACCAGTTTCCAACTGATGATGAAACCGTTTCTCAAATTAATACCGTCATGAAT GGTCACTTGCCATTTGCTGTAGTAGGAAGTACAGAAAAGGTGAAAATTGGAAACAAAATGGTGAAAGCTCGTCAGTACCCTTGGGGCATCGTAGAAG TGGAAAAAGAGAACCACTGTGACTTTGTGAAGCTTCGTGAGATGCTTATTTGCACAAATATGGAAGACCTAAGAGAGCAGACTCATGCACGCCATTATGAGCTGTACAGGCGCAGCAGACTGGAAGAGATGGGCTTCAGAGACACTGGCCCTGAGAACAAACCAGTAAG TCTGCAGGAAGCCTATGAGGCAAAGAGACACGAGTTCTACCTTGAGCTgcaaggaaaagaggaggagaTGAGACAACATTTTGTGCAGAgaatgaaggagaaagaaacaatatTGAAAGAAGCAGAGCAACAA ATACAGACTAAATTAGAACACCTTATGCTAATGCATCaggaagagaaactgaaattagagaaaaagaaaaaagctctaGAAGATGACATTGCCATGTTTAATAAGAAGAAAGCTAATGCAGAATTACTCCAAACACAAGCATTTGTCTCTACTCCTGTTAGTCTGAAGAGAGACAAGGACCGCAAAAA ttccgGCTTTGTGTAA
- the SEPTIN10 gene encoding septin-10 isoform X1, giving the protein MAASRDGQQPQNDGYRSLSLSGHVGFDSLPDQLVNKSIKQGFCFNILCIAGILCAKFLPQLFCLTLGETGTGKSTLIDSLFNTRFDDPVSTHFQPNVRLRAQTYELQESNVRLKLTIVNTVGFGDQINKEDSYQPIVDYIDAQFEAYLQEELKIKRSLFSYHDTRIHACLYFISPTGHSLKTLDLLTMKSLDSKVNIIPIISKADSISKTELQKFKNKLMSELVSNDVQIYQFPTDDETVSQINTVMNGHLPFAVVGSTEKVKIGNKMVKARQYPWGIVEVEKENHCDFVKLREMLICTNMEDLREQTHARHYELYRRSRLEEMGFRDTGPENKPVSLQEAYEAKRHEFYLELQGKEEEMRQHFVQRMKEKETILKEAEQQIQTKLEHLMLMHQEEKLKLEKKKKALEDDIAMFNKKKANAELLQTQAFVSTPVSLKRDKDRKNSGFV; this is encoded by the exons ATGGCCGCCTCCCGTGATGGCCAACAGCCG caaAATGATGGATATCGATCCTTATCCTTGTCTGGTCATGTTGGTTTTGATAGTTTACCTGATCAACTGGTTAACAAATCCATCAAGCAGGGCTTCTGCTTCAACATTCTTTGTATCG CAGGTATTTTATGTGCAAAATTTCTACCCCAACTCTTCTGTTTAACTTTAGGAGAAACTGGAACCGGGAAATCGACCTTAATAGACAGTCTGTTTAACACCAGATTTGATGACCCGGTGTCAACTCATTTTCAGCCAAATGTAAGACTTAGAGCCCAGACATATGAACTCCAGGAAAGCAATGTTCGTTTGAAACTAACCATTGTAAATACCGTGGGCTTTGGTGACCAGATAAATAAAGAAGATAG CTATCAGCCAATAGTGGATTATATAGATGCCCAATTTGAAGCCTATCTCCAGGAGGAACTGAAAATTAAACGTTCTTTGTTTAGCTACCATGATACTCGCATCCATGCCTGCCTCTATTTCATCTCACCTACAGGCCATTCCTTAAAAACTCTAGATTTGTTAACCATGAAAAGTTTAGACAGCAAG GTGAACATTATACCAATTATAAGCAAAGCAGACAGCATTTCgaaaacagaactgcagaagtTCAAGAACAAACTCATGAGTGAATTAGTTAGCAACGATGTCCAGATATACCAGTTTCCAACTGATGATGAAACCGTTTCTCAAATTAATACCGTCATGAAT GGTCACTTGCCATTTGCTGTAGTAGGAAGTACAGAAAAGGTGAAAATTGGAAACAAAATGGTGAAAGCTCGTCAGTACCCTTGGGGCATCGTAGAAG TGGAAAAAGAGAACCACTGTGACTTTGTGAAGCTTCGTGAGATGCTTATTTGCACAAATATGGAAGACCTAAGAGAGCAGACTCATGCACGCCATTATGAGCTGTACAGGCGCAGCAGACTGGAAGAGATGGGCTTCAGAGACACTGGCCCTGAGAACAAACCAGTAAG TCTGCAGGAAGCCTATGAGGCAAAGAGACACGAGTTCTACCTTGAGCTgcaaggaaaagaggaggagaTGAGACAACATTTTGTGCAGAgaatgaaggagaaagaaacaatatTGAAAGAAGCAGAGCAACAA ATACAGACTAAATTAGAACACCTTATGCTAATGCATCaggaagagaaactgaaattagagaaaaagaaaaaagctctaGAAGATGACATTGCCATGTTTAATAAGAAGAAAGCTAATGCAGAATTACTCCAAACACAAGCATTTGTCTCTACTCCTGTTAGTCTGAAGAGAGACAAGGACCGCAAAAA ttccgGCTTTGTGTAA
- the SOWAHC gene encoding ankyrin repeat domain-containing protein SOWAHC produces MAEPGELRQEAVVRFLRERGGRARNAELLEHFGGWLNPAEPGRRAAARQRFKDLVNAVATVRPEPGTGAKYVHLRRRFCEPPSPRAGAGQPPPPPPPPPPAAPPAAAPPGAAGGSPGGRRSLREAPRGGSPQLKRGAPPAAARGRDSDSGSVASSSAEEEGSAAGSVALDPLEHAWMLSASDGRWESLEGLLSCEPALCCKRDFITGFTALHWAAKHGRQELLATLVNFAQRHRLPVDINARTSGGHTALHIAAMHGHTEVVKLLVGAYDADVDIRDYSGRKAAQYLQQGTSGDMRSLVGALDEEEEEEEGAAGNGSGRWRLSKVLPSNLMSYRLSHHHHHHSAGEEAEGTDGAAVPGKGKEMTRKASGSGRMKPRLNKIRFRTQIIHNTPSFRGDTEEEEHEEKSLKASFKLRPKSNVFG; encoded by the exons ATGGCGGAGCCCGGCGAGCTGCGCCAGGAGGCGGTGGTGCGGTTCCTgcgggagcggggcgggcgggcgcgcAACGCCGAGCTGCTGGAGCATTTCGGCGGCTGGCTCAACCCCGCCGAGCCCggccgccgcgccgccgcccggcAGCGCTTCAAGGACCTGGTCAACGCCGTGGCCACCGTCCGACCGGAGCCCGGCACCGGCGCCAAGTACGTGCACCTCCGCCGCCGCTTCTGCGA gccgccctccccgcgGGCAGGCGCCgggcagccgccgccgcctcctcctcctcctcctcctgccgctCCTCCGGCTGCTGCACCG cccggggcggcggggggctcccCGGGGGGCCGCAGGAGCCTGCGGGAGGCGCCGCGGGGCGGCTCGCCCCAGCTGAAGCGCGGCGCCCCGCCCGCCGCAGCCCGCGGCCGCGACTCGGACAGCGGCTCGGTGGCCTCGTCGTCGGCCGAGGAGGAGGGGAGCGCGGCGGGGTCCGTGGCGCTGGACCCGCTGGAGCACGCGTGGATGCTGTCGGCCTCTGACGGGCGGTGGGAGAGCCTGGAGGGGCTGCTGAGCTGCGAGCCGGCGCTGTGCTGCAAGAGGGACTTCATCACCGGCTTCACGGCGCTGCACTGGGCGGCCAAGCACGGgcggcaggagctgctggccacCCTGGTCAACTTCGCCCAGAGGCACCGGCTGCCCGTGGACATCAACGCCCGCACCAGCGGCGGGCACACGGCGCTGCACATCGCCGCCATGCACGGCCACACCGAGGTGGTGAAGCTCCTGGTGGGCGCCTACGACGCCGACGTGGACATCCGCGACTACAGCGGGCGCAAGGCCGCGCAGTACCTGCAGCAGGGCACCTCTGGGGACATGCGGAGCCTCGTGGGGGCActggatgaggaggaggaggaggaggaaggggccgCCGGCAACGGGAGCGGGCGCTGGAGGCTCTCCAAGGTGTTGCCCTCCAACCTCATGAGCTACCGgctctcccaccaccaccatcaccacagCGCCGGGGAGGAAGCCGAGGGCACCGATGGGGCAGCGGTGCCAGGCAAGGGCAAGGAGATGACCAGGAAAGCCTCCGGCAGCGGGCGGATGAAGCCCCGGCTTAATAAGATCCGCTTCAGGACTCAGATCATCCACAACACGCCCTCCTTCCGTGGTGACACCGAGGAGGAAGAGCACGAGGAGAAATCCCTGAAAGCGTCGTTCAAGCTCAGGCCGAAGTCCAACGTCTTTGGATAG